A stretch of the Ornithodoros turicata isolate Travis chromosome 4, ASM3712646v1, whole genome shotgun sequence genome encodes the following:
- the LOC135390538 gene encoding beta-1,3-galactosyltransferase 1-like — MIQPVNGTRVRCKCFFCVILFLGVALYVFWQRTLHHPTASHRSDSLRLTSTSPGRAKNTSVVNPHPYMFVINKPKLCETPGEVLVLVCVFTASTHFERRIAIRATWGKASLERGFKVAFFVGLPKYKSVQSLIEAENTIYEDIIQGNFADTYHNVTLKSIMVVRWITEYCSKAKFVLKIDDDMMLNASDLWEEVTTSLRNFTMTAWGILDKDSKPHRNPLSKWYLPPSMYKSEVLPDFLVGSAYMFTGDCVPLLYNLSFTIPPLWLEDVYITGMVAKKAGVRLVYHVGFPHKYSPFKPCSRRRQITSHYQTATSMLEFWKQMPVSQPGFRCNVTTNGTVTTLS; from the coding sequence ATGATTCAACCCGTGAATGGGACACGTGTGAGATGTAAGTGTTTTTTCTGTGTGATTCTGTTTTTGGGTGTCGCCCTTTACGTTTTCTGGCAGAGGACTTTACACCACCCGACTGCCTCGCACCGGAGCGATTCGCTTCGCTTGACTTCAACTTCTCCGGGACGCGCGAAGAACACGAGTGTAGTGAACCCGCATCCTTACATGTTCGTCATCAACAAACCAAAGCTGTGTGAAACTCCCGGAGAAGTCCTTGTGCTCGTTTGCGTTTTTACCGCATCTACACATTTTGAGCGACGGATTGCCATCCGTGCCACCTGGGGAAAGGCGAGCCTAGAACGGGGCTTCAAAGTCGCCTTTTTTGTTGGACTTCCGAAATACAAGTCCGTCCAGTCACTTATCGAAGCTGAAAACACCATCTACGAGGACATCATCCAAGGGAACTTCGCGGACACGTACCACAACGTCACCCTTAAGTCCATCATGGTCGTTCGTTGGATAACAGAGTATTGTTCCAAAGCCAAGTTTGTGCTCAAGATAGACGATGACATGATGTTGAATGCCTCGGACTTGTGGGAAGAAGTGACGACATCGTTACGAAATTTCACTATGACAGCTTGGGGCATTCTCGATAAAGATTCCAAGCCGCACCGCAATCCTTTGAGCAAGTGGTACCTTCCCCCCAGTATGTATAAGAGCGAAGTTCTTCCAGACTTCTTAGTTGGATCGGCGTACATGTTCACCGGAGATTGTGTCCCTTTGCTGTATAATCTCAGTTTTACAATACCTCCCCTTTGGCTCGAAGACGTCTATATAACAGGGATGGTAGCAAAGAAGGCCGGCGTACGTTTGGTATACCATGTTGGTTTCCCTCACAAATACTCACCCTTTAAACCGTGCAGTAGACGTCGACAGATAACTAGCCATTAC
- the LOC135392647 gene encoding beta-1,3-galactosyltransferase 1-like, which produces MIQPVNGTRVRCKCFFCVILFLGVALYVFWQRTLHHPTASHRSDSLRLTSTSKGRAKNTSVVNPHPYTFVINKPKLCETPGEVLVLVCVFTASTHFERRIAIRATWGKASLERGFKVAFFVGLPKYKSVQSLIEAENAIYEDIIQENFADTYHNVTLKAIMVVRWMAEYCSKAKFVLKIDDDMMLNASDLWEEVTTSLRNITMTAWGLLEQNQKPYRNPLSKWYISPSTYKSEVMPDFLVGPAYMFTGDCVPLLYNLSFTVPPIWLEDVYITGMVAKKAGVRLVYHVGFSHKYSPFKPCSRRRQITSHYQTATSMLEFWKQMPVSQPGFRCNITTNGTVTTLS; this is translated from the coding sequence ATGATTCAACCCGTGAATGGGACACGTGTGAGATGTAAGTGTTTTTTCTGTGTGATTCTGTTTTTGGGTGTCGCCCTCTACGTTTTCTGGCAGAGGACTTTACACCACCCGACGGCCTCGCACCGGAGCGATTCGCTTCGCTTGACTTCAACTTCTAAGGGACGCGCGAAGAACACGAGTGTAGTGAACCCGCACCCTTACACGTTCGTCATCAACAAACCAAAGCTGTGCGAAACTCCCGGAGAAGTCCTTGTGCTCGTTTGCGTTTTTACCGCATCTACACATTTTGAGCGACGAATTGCCATCCGTGCCACCTGGGGAAAGGCGAGCTTAGAACGGGGCTTCAAAGTCGCCTTTTTTGTTGGACTTCCAAAATACAAGTCCGTCCAGTCACTTATCGAAGCTGAAAACGCCATCTACGAGGACATCATCCAAGAGAACTTCGCGGACACGTACCACAACGTCACCCTTAAGGCCATCATGGTTGTTCGTTGGATGGCCGAGTATTGTTCCAAAGCCAAGTTTGTGCTCAAGATAGACGATGACATGATGTTGAATGCCTCGGACTTGTGGGAAGAAGTGACGACCTCGTTACGAAATATCACAATGACAGCTTGGGGCCTTCTCGAGCAAAACCAAAAGCCGTACCGCAATCCTTTGAGCAAGTGGTACATTTCTCCCAGTACGTATAAGAGCGAAGTTATGCCAGACTTCTTAGTTGGGCCAGCGTACATGTTCACTGGAGACTGTGTCCCTTTGCTGTATAATCTCAGTTTTACAGTACCTCCCATTTGGCTCGAAGACGTCTATATAACAGGGATGGTAGCAAAGAAGGCCGGCGTACGTTTGGTATACCACGTTGGTTTCTCTCACAAATACTCACCCTTTAAACCGTGCAGTAGACGTCGACAGATAACTAGCCATTACCAGACGGCGACGTCCATGTTGGAGTTCTGGAAGCAAATGCCTGTGAGCCAGCCGGGCTTTCGTTGCAACATCACTACGAATGGTACGGTGACGACACTAAGCTAA